In Aspergillus flavus chromosome 3, complete sequence, one genomic interval encodes:
- a CDS encoding putative cytochrome P450 — MDFGGILLHLEARSMATVLIAGLLVYWVGSAIFLAVLHPLAKFPGPKLAAASDWWLVYHEWFLGKSLTDILFDLHQNYGTINVPYGGLQDLWLDMDRIAYVVQSLTWESALEANSLVKLHFSSMQAYSDIYNVKSKWDKDPEVYKAIVDTSSAFGLRNYHEAKERRDLIWPFYSRQSVQRMQKAINRQISFLVDQLDKQNQEGKLSNMSMAFRCLAQDIMADICLGKSFGTLEERDFGSPLIHALDEGLESYVLMKSFPTLRNILYSISAMVTLPGEAEFATYGTIVADHVTRGIQQPDTIPPNTMLGFLVPTSSNTAKEAPQPKLSQGHMTEELQTFVIGAGETVASAMVQGLSGILQSPDLYKNVYEEIVQVWPETDGPVPPIEVLEKLPLLTAVIKEALRLTHGVVTPLARVISAGGACIDGHHVPGGTSVGTSHVFIHMSSDYYDAPDEFRPERWLGSSSDKHLVAFSKGPRGCMGINLAWCQLYLVLATLVRTVQMEYPADLNDIKIKWKDCFQPLYYGRPLQVRCTRAEGHS; from the exons aTGGACTTTGGTGGTATCCTCCTGCACCTGGAGGCCAGATCCATGGCGACAGTCCTCATCGCAGGACTTTTGGTGTATTGGGTCGGCTCTGCCATTTTCCTCGCAGTCTTACACCCTCTGGCTAAGTTTCCCGGTCCAAAACTCGCAGCTGCCTCTGACTGGTGGTTGGTTTACCATGAGTGGTTCTTGGGGAAGTCTCTGACGGATATTTTGTTTGACTTGCATCAAAATTATGGTACGATAAATGTTCCGT ATGGGGGATTACAGGACCTGTGGTTAGATATGGACCGTATCGCGTATGTTGTACAATCCTTGACATGGGAGTCAGCATTAGAGGCTAATTCACTTGTAAAGCTGCATTTTTCCTCAATGCAGGCTTACTCGGATATCTACAATGTGAAATCCAAATGGGACAAGGACCCTGAAGTATACAAAGCGATAGTGGATACATCCTCCGCGTTCGGGCTAAGAAACTACCATGAAGCCAAAGAACGACGGGATCTGATCTGGCCGTTCTACTCGCGACAAAGTGTTCAAAGAATGCAGAAGGCCATCAATCGACAG ATAAGTTTCTTGGTAGACCAGCTTGACAAACAGAACCAGGAAGGGAAGTTGTCGAACATGTCGATGGCTTTCCGCTGTTTAGCCCAAGACATAATGGCGGATATATGCCTGGGGAAATCCTTTGGTACTCTTGAAGAGAGAGATTTTGGGTCGCCATTAATCCACGCCTTAGATGAGGGTCTCGAAAGTTACGTCCTTATGAAAAGTTTCCCAACACTGAGAAACATCCTCTACTCCATCTCTGCAATGGTTACTCTTCCAGGAGAAGCTGAATTTGCCACTTACGGAACGATCGTGGCAGACCATGTTACTCGAGGGATTCAGCAACCTGATACTATTCCGCCTAACACTATGCTAGGCTTCCTGGTACCAACATCGTCAAACACCGCAAAGGAGGCGCCACAGCCGAAGCTGAGTCAAGGCCATATGACTGAGGAGCTTCAGACGTTTGTTATTGGAGCCGGCGAAACAGTAGCCAGCGCGATGGTCCAAGGTCTAAGCGGCATCCTACAGAGCCCTGACCTCTACAAAAACGTGTACGAGGAAATTGTCCAAGTTTGGCCGGAAACGGATGGACCGGTTCCCCCAATCGAAGTGCTAGAAAAATTACCGCTGTTGACGGCCGTGATCAAAGAGGCTCTTCGACTAACGCATGGTGTTGTGACGCCTCTGGCCCGGGTCATTTCGGCTGGTGGTGCTTGCATTGATGGGCATCATGTCCCTGGTGGGACAAGCGTTGGAACATCGCATGTTTTCATCCACATGTCATCGGACTATTACGATGCACCTGACGAGTTTCGGCCCGAACGATGGTTAGGAAGTTCCTCAGATAAACACCTGGTTGCCTTCTCCAAGGGCCCTCGCGGGTGCATGGGGATCAACCTGGCCTGGTGTCAACTCTATCTTGTCTTGGCCACTCTGGTCAGGACTGTCCAGATGGAATACCCTGCGGATCTAAATGACATCAAGATCAAGTGGAAAGACTGTTTTCAGCCGCTGTACTACGGAAGACCACTCCAGGTACGATGTACTCGTGCGGAGGGGCATTCCTAA
- a CDS encoding 2OG-Fe dioxygenase-domain-containing protein: MTPKPLTLVNGYHDLDNTQISSPLSSMHDVWRTILSRFKQNTNAIKTRFDKYRALCKELGLQRDEWSESIFLDDLEKLLKLTAKFEMALMPSNGVDTHVNGVITKINGFNNGFDTHINGFDTRINGFHTHTNGFDRGLELWQIEERYRALAQLQSTLGSFFERACPGYDQSKIPWFFDPSYYQCQGVNYDRFASPDVRDREQQLLETLQLGSNQNPKLLLMSSGMASFTVIQQYVVQQLNYGDTVVVSPYIYFESFQPMRSQKSLTVVNAKGFDPESIIEAAERNNARAVFLDPMCNTVGLDTIDIRRFAHLVANRGGWADRLVIVDGTLVSGGMQLYDWFDGPHCPKVLYYESAHKYIQLGLDLIMCGYVVMPEDLVPAIQLIRQITGTVLYSRNASLLPPIDKTIFNFRMSRLTTNAEKLHRLLDAESRNMAEVTFPHHWRDYRWRHGGNVVTVRFHGEGLNKRSNLERCCDDILRAAEEEGVQMVKGASLGFSTTRIFVADAFFENTDPFLRISVGVQSEDIETVARAVLSGIKRYCMSAVPVNLDVGQRLYDAKFYIAMASMLEVRARYAKDRVVFMEGEWLVPILKALGAREEDFDALQQVSHHLGKDPTVDYRTIRNGLFYFNFENKAIQRFQKQRFTLTVQENYKRHDSGLPRDFPEVRGDLQYNTVLQALMVAKAFIMNKVDVEPRAHLDYSSPNFLCNVFNIRTFTEKNILGEPTLEGVHADGADHTMTTFLGCTNMRSDSGITFIHDQKEITGIPATEAQPSLIKHRFQHRHFLDSLLFADNEAKHSLTSVFQEDVSKRATRDMLLFLTRKPKLAGHSSGSVDAMEPHKTLPMNVPLWL, translated from the coding sequence ATGACACCCAAACCCTTGACGCTCGTCAACGGATACCATGATCTAGATAACACTCAGATATCTTCGCCGCTATCCTCCATGCACGATGTCTGGAGAACGATACTGTCGCGATTCAAACAAAACACCAATGCCATCAAGACTAGATTCGACAAATATAGGGCATTATGCAAGGAGCTGGGCTTGCAGAGGGATGAGTGGTCCGAGTCAATCTTCTTGGACGATTTGGAAAAGCTTCTCAAGCTAACCGCTAAGTTTGAAATGGCCTTGATGCCATCAAACGGCGTTGACACCCATGTCAACGGCGTCATCACCAAAATAAACGGGTTCAACAACGGGTTCGACACCCACATCAATGGCTTCGACACTCGCATCAACGGTTTCCACACCCATACCAACGGGTTCGACCGCGGGTTGGAACTCTGGCAGATTGAAGAACGGTACAGGGCCCTCGCACAGCTTCAATCCACCTTAGGATCATTCTTCGAGCGTGCTTGCCCGGGGTACGACCAGTCTAAGATTCCTTGGTTCTTCGATCCATCCTACTACCAGTGTCAGGGTGTGAATTACGACCGCTTTGCGTCGCCGGATGTGCGGGACCGCGAACAACAGCTACTCGAGACACTGCAGCTGGGCTCGAATCAGAACCCTAAGCTTCTGTTGATGTCCAGTGGCATGGCGTCATTTACTGTCATCCAGCAGTACGTCGTCCAGCAACTCAACTATGGCGATACCGTGGTAGTTTCCCCTTACATTTACTTCGAATCGTTTCAGCCAATGCGCTCCCAGAAATCCTTGACTGTGGTGAACGCGAAAGGCTTTGATCCAGAGAGCATAATTGAGGCCGCAGAGAGAAATAATGCCCGAGCTGTCTTTCTAGACCCAATGTGCAATACAGTGGGTTTGGACACCATTGACATACGCCGATTTGCCCACCTGGTGGCCAACAGAGGAGGCTGGGCAGATCGTCTGGTCATCGTTGATGGAACCTTAGTGTCTGGGGGAATGCAGTTATATGACTGGTTTGACGGGCCTCACTGCCCCAAGGTGCTTTACTACGAGAGTGCCCACAAATATATCCAGCTGGGTCTGGACCTTATCATGTGCGGATACGTTGTAATGCCGGAAGACCTGGTGCCCGCGATACAGTTGATTCGCCAGATTACAGGAACCGTCCTGTACTCTCGAAACGCCAGTCTCCTTCCGCCCATTGACAAGACCATTTTCAATTTTCGAATGTCTCGCTTGACGACGAATGCTGAGAAGCTGCACCGGTTACTAGATGCTGAGAGCAGAAACATGGCCGAGGTGACTTTTCCTCACCACTGGCGCGATTACAGATGGAGACACGGCGGGAATGTCGTCACAGTCCGCTTTCACGGAGAGGGACTAAATAAAAGGTCCAACTTGGAGCGCTGCTGTGACGACATTCTCCGCGccgcggaagaagagggggTGCAGATGGTCAAGGGGGCCAGCCTGGGCTTCTCCACCACCCGGATCTTCGTGGCGGACGCATTTTTCGAGAACACAGATCCTTTCTTACGGATATCTGTCGGTGTGCAGTCAGAAGACATTGAGACCGTCGCCAGAGCCGTTCTTAGTGGAATCAAGAGGTACTGCATGTCGGCTGTGCCCGTTAATCTCGACGTGGGCCAGCGGCTCTACGATGCCAAATTTTATATAGCAATGGCGAGCATGCTGGAGGTGAGGGCTAGGTACGCCAAAGACCGGGTTGTTTTCATGGAGGGCGAATGGTTGGTTCCAATCCTCAAAGCACTGGGCGCCAGGGAGGAGGATTTTGATGCTCTCCAGCAAGTCAGCCATCACCTGGGCAAGGATCCTACGGTAGACTACCGGACCATCAGGAACGGTCTGTTCTATTTCAACTTTGAGAACAAGGCAATCCAACGGTTTCAAAAGCAACGCTTCACCCTCACCGTACAGGAGAACTACAAGCGTCACGACTCCGGATTACCCCGTGATTTCCCAGAAGTCCGGGGTGACCTTCAATACAACACTGTCCTGCAAGCCCTGATGGTGGCGAAGGCCTTCATAATGAACAAAGTCGACGTCGAACCTCGTGCCCACCTGGACTACTCTAGCCCGAATTTCCTCTGCAACGTATTTAATATCCGAACATTCACTGAGAAGAACATTCTCGGTGAGCCTACCCTTGAAGGCGTGCACGCCGATGGAGCGGATCATACAATGACTACTTTCCTGGGATGCACCAATATGAGGTCCGACAGTGGAATCACCTTCATCCATGACCAGAAGGAGATCACCGGGATCCCAGCTACTGAGGCACAGCCGAGCCTCATCAAGCATCGGTTCCAGCATCGTCACTTCCTAGACTCGCTCCTGTTTGCCGATAATGAGGCCAAGCACAGTCTCACTTCTGTCTTCCAGGAGGATGTGTCTAAGCGTGCAACGCGAGATATGCTGCTCTTCCTCACCCGCAAGCCTAAGTTGGCGGGTCATTCATCGGGAAGTGTGGATGCCATGGAACCTCACAAGACCCTTCCGATGAACGTTCCGTTGTGGCTATAG
- a CDS encoding isoprenoid synthase domain-containing protein — MEGLRRHSVMLDCKLWKDDPIYFFKTLPPYISKYAQRADDASIQAQIDVFGKDDVGAMPGALGPRGNFAAVTFAESFPDRVAMLAYLNEVLSFYECFEKQMTEMLDATLYANPVPKDPKYDNPVWQANYKNTMTKWPKILENLDPKLGPKCVKSLVALVEGTDMEPKMAHYKTMKEYALDRTNYIAWPVACDNAEFGSQLNLTQDQLDSVRDIFLPLWTHSCYVYDYYHYDKEAEIHSTYGKGRSMINSIPLLNRLKGLSVEEAKAWLKQRCFELEKEYLQRKEDYFSENPVEAVPVDLRRWFLSQEDLATGFAIWCATTYHNHPPFGEGYAAPYEKRRKEGALWFEKVTESDQLMTGGFEVRYAN; from the exons ATGGAAGGACTCAGAAGACATTCGGTTATGCTGGATTGCAAGCTCTGGAAGGATGACCCCATCTACTTCTTCAAAACACTTCCACCCTATATCAGCAAGTACGCTCAACGCGCAGATGATGCCTCCATCCAAGCCCAAATTGATGTGTTTGGCAAAGACGATGTCGGCGCCATGCCGGGAGCCTTGGGGCCTAGGGGCAACTTTGCTGCAGTCACCTTCGCAGAAAGTTTCCCAGACCGAGTTGCCATGCTGGCCTATCTCAATGAAGTGTTGAGTTTCTATGAGT GCTTCGAAAAGCAAATGACGGAAATG TTGGACGCTACACTTTACGCGAACCCTGTCCCTAAAGACCCCAAGTATGACAACCCAGTTTGGCAAGCAAACTACAAGAATACGATGACCAAATGGCCCAAGATCCTGGAAAACCTGGACCCTAAGCTGGGACCTAAGTGTGTGAAGTCCTTGGTTGCGCTGGTCGAGGGAACCGATATGGAACCCAAAATGGCCCACTACAAAACGATGAAAGAATACGCCCTCGATCGGACGAACTACATTGCCTGGCC AGTGGCGTGTGACAATGCTGAATTCGGTTCACAGTTGAATCTGACACAGGACCAATTGGACTCTGTTCGGGACATCTTCCTGCCCCTTTGGACTCATTCATGCTATGTCTACGACTACTACCACTATGACAAAGAGGCTGAGATACACTCCACCTACGGCAAAGGCCGCAGCATGATCAACTCCATCCCTCTTCTGAACAGGCTGAAAGGCTTGTCAGTTGAAGAGGCCAAAGCCTGGCTCAAGCAAAGGTGCTTTGAGTTGGAAAAGGAATACCTTCAGCGCAAGGAGGATTATTTCTCCGAGAACCCTGTTGAAGCCGTTCCCGTTGACTTACGCCGCTGGTTCTTGTCTCAAGAGGATCTCGCCACCGGGTTCGCAATCTGGTGCGCGACAACGTACCATAACCACCCACCATTTGGAGAGGGATATGCCGCTCCGTATGAGAAGCGCCGCAAGGAAGGGGCACTCTGGTTTGAGAAGGTCACCGAGTCCGATCAACTCATGACCGGTGGATTTGAAGTTCGGTACGCAAACTGA
- a CDS encoding putative galactose-proton symport (unnamed protein product), whose protein sequence is MSEFIPTWKQPSHPETLQVIKGATPYTASARSLVALPAGALFSKITTAIPAPKKTYTSVQTGPGLNIELMSDLVYCNHSCSPSLEFDMSTFEVRVSRDRPLSVGDELTFFYPSTEWDMVQPFNCFCGSQNCLGLIAGSQDMEASVLSRYWLNPHVKDLLAGKQMTVAPESTEEISLKA, encoded by the coding sequence ATGTCTGAATTCATCCCTACCTGGAAGCAACCCAGTCACCCGGAGACCCTCCAAGTGATCAAAGGTGCGACACCATACACAGCAAGTGCCCGCTCCTTAGTGGCATTGCCTGCCGGCGCATTGTTCAGCAAGATCACCACGGCTATTCCTGCGCCCAAAAAGACCTATACGTCTGTTCAGACCGGACCGGGCCTGAATATCGAGCTGATGTCCGACCTTGTCTACTGCAACCACTCCTGCTCTCCTTCCCTCGAATTTGACATGTCAACATTTGAGGTCCGGGTCTCACGGGACCGGCCACTCTCCGTGGGAGACGAGTTGACATTCTTTTATCCCAGCACCGAATGGGACATGGTCCAACCATTCAACTGCTTTTGTGGGTCTCAGAACTGCCTTGGACTCATCGCAGGCAGTCAGGACATGGAGGCATCCGTTCTCAGCCGATACTGGTTGAATCCGCATGTGAAGGATTTGTTGGCAGGAAAACAGATGACGGTGGCTCCCGAATCTACTGAGGAGATTTCCCTCAAAGCTTGA
- a CDS encoding putative ornithine decarboxylase (unnamed protein product) yields the protein MPYATEETSSVAWFPEGNLCHSKTCGPRTNGIVLEAMKGKLSQPSEWDRSEPFCVMDLGYVYNEYQRWTSLLPDVKPFYAVKCNPDTHIIKVLNAMNSGFDCASRNEMELVMSQGVAPERIIFANPCKKISDLEYAQQSGVRKMTFDNEAELQKIRQRFPDAQLILRCLASDPSATYSLGSKFGASSATSVKLLQCAKSWGLSVVGVSFHIGSNAKDPTAFDKAIQNSREVFDAGLRTGHDMHLLDIGGGFSAHNFDAMASSIRQCIGKYFCGIDVEIVAEPGRYFAAGALTLACGIIGRRDAAANDEDKENRHMLYLNDGVYGTFICNIFEPGPQPKVLRASGDFYPLDSEDEYERYTIWGPTCDGTDCVAESVALPKSLAIDDWLYFPEMGAYSTCLSTGFNGFHSDRETIYMSSDPAADIYL from the exons ATGCCATACGCGACAGAGGAAACGTCTTCAGTAGCTTGGTTTCCAGAAGGGAATCTTTGCCACAGCAAAACATGCGGGCCACGAACAAATGGCATAGTTCTTGAAGCCATGAAGGGGAAGCTATCGCAGCCATCGGAATGGGACCGGTCTGAACCATTTTGCGTGATGGACCTTGGCTATGTCTACAACGAGTATCAGCGGTGGACGAGTCTCCTACCGGACGTGAAACCATTCTACG CTGTCAAGTGCAATCCGGATACTCATATTATCAAAGTTCTGAATGCAATGAATAGCGGTTTTGATTGCGCATCTCGGAATGAGATGGAACTGGTGATGTCGCAAGGAGTAGCACCAGAAAGAATAATCTTTGCAAACCCATGCAAGAAAATATCCGACCTGGAATATGCTCAACAGTCCGGGGTAAGGAAAATGACATTCGATAACGAGGCAGAACTGCAGAAAATTCGTCAGCGGTTCCCGGATGCTCAGTTAATTCTGAGATGTTTAGCATCCGATCCATCTGCCACGTATTCGTTGGGCTCCAAATTTGGGGCATCTTCAGCGACTTCGGTCAAACTTCTGCAATGCGCGAAGTCCTGGGGCCTCTCTGTAGTAGGAGTGAGCTTCCATATTGGCTCAAATGCAAAAGACCCAACTGCATTTGACAAGGCCATTCAAAATTCCCGCGAAGTGTTCGACGCTGGGCTGCGTACCGGCCATGACATGCACCTGCTAGATATTGGGGGTGGTTTCTCAGCTCATAACTTCGATGCTATGGCCAGCTCCATCCGACAGTGTATTGGTAAATATTTCTGCGGCATTGATGTTGAAATCGTGGCCGAGCCCGGGCGTTACTTTGCGGCAGGCGCCCTGACATTGGCTTGCGGAATCATTGGGCGGCGTGATGCTGCTGCTAATGATGAGGACAAGGAAAATCGACATATGCTCTACCTTAATGATGGTGTATACGGTACTTTCATCTGCAATATCTTTGAGCCCGGTCCGCAACCAAAGGTTCTTCGTGCATCAGGAGACTTTTATCCTCTGGACAGCGAGGACGAGTATGAGAGATACACCATATGGGGCCCAACGTGTGATGGAACAGACTGCGTGGCCGAATCTGTGGCCCTTCCAAAGTCACTCGCCATTGATGATTGGCTCTATTTTCCTGAGATGGGTG CATATTCAACATGTCTTTCAACTGGTTTTAATGGATTCCATAGCGACAGAGAAACTATATACATGTCTAGCGACCCTGCGGCGGACATCTATCTATAG
- a CDS encoding cytochrome protein (cytochrome P450, putative) encodes MLDTISESRPNGLATLGVVVATFATYLALKALYNLYLHPLRKFPGPKLAAIGPYYEFYYDVMKDGMFLWEMERMHQVYGPIVRVNANEIHIRDPHYYSTVYAGNHRSTDKYHDAVAAFSVPQASLATIHHKVHRLRRSILNPYFSKAAVTRLESAINERIERMCSRLEETMHYGQVVDLDAGFAALTADIVTTYFYGQNFDYLGNEGFKFQVRDAILGLIQFYHFTRFFPWIANTIKKLPIPIMRLIHPGAAYLVSSQEEIKDSIRASLDKGNKADAKSVIVQALEDPTIPPQERTLDRLGDEGTTIIFAGTETTARALSVGMFHILNNKTILKKLREELDTLPGVSSGVYSHVQLECLPYLTGAVQESLRLSHGPAIRLPRVANDKALKYGDYIIPPGTPVSLCTVLVHQDPCIFPDPHRFDPERWVKASKEGVNLDKFIAAFTKGTRQCLGINLAYAEIYLTFAKLIRTFNMEIYDTTVDDLTVHHIRLTGAPKQGTGEVKVKVTEKIL; translated from the exons ATGCTGGACACCATTTCAGAAAGCAGGCCCAATGGCCTGGCAACCCTTGGGGTTGTCGTTGCTACCTTTGCGACCTATCTTGCCTTGAAAGCCCTTTACAACCTTTACCTACATCCTTTGCGAAAATTCCCGGGGCCGAAGCTAGCAGCGATTGGTCCTTATTATGAGTTCTATTACGATGTCATGAAGGACGGAATGTTTCTATGGGAAATGGAGAGGATGCACCAAGTGTACG GTCCTATTGTTCGAGTAAATGCCAATGAGATTCATATTCGCGATCCACACTACTACAGCACCGTGTATGCTGGCAACCACCGAAGCACAGACAAATATCACGATGCAGTGGCTGCGTTTTCAGTCCCGCAAGCCAGTCTCGCTACCATACACCACAAAGTCCACCGGTTACGGCGTTCAATCCTGAACCCTTACTTCTCAAAGGCTGCCGTTACTCGGTTGGAATCCGCTATCAATGAGCGGATCGAGCGGATGTGTTCGCGGTTAGAGGAGACCATGCATTATGGACAGGTTGTTGATTTAGACGCTGGATTTGCCGCCCTCACCGCGGACATCGTGACCACGTATTTCTATGGACAGAACTTTGACTATCTTGGGAATGAAGGTTTCAAGTTCCAAGTGAGAGATGCCATTTTAGGACTGATTCAATTCTATCATTTCACTAGATTCTTTCCGTGGATCGCAAATACCATCAAGAAGTTGCCGATTCCGATCATGCGATTGATCCATCCAGGGGCGGCGTATCTTGTCTCTTCTCAGGAAGAGATTAAAGACAGCATCCGTGCGTCTCTGGATAAGGGGAATAAAGCAGATGCCAAGTCTGTGATCGTGCAAGCACTTGAAGACCCGACCATTCCGCCCCAGGAGAGGACACTTGACCGTCTGGGAGACGAAGGTACGACGATCATTTTTGCAGGCACGGAAACAACGGCAAGAGCTCTCAGTGTTGGCATGTTTCATATCTTGAACAACAAGACCATCCTGAAGAAGCTGCGTGAGGAGTTAGACACTTTGCCAGGTGTGTCGAGCGGTGTATACTCCCATGTTCAACTCGAATGTCTCCCTTATCTA ACCGGAGCGGTTCAAGAGAGTCTTCGGCTTTCCCATGGCCCAGCAATCCGACTCCCCAGAGTTGCAAATGACAAGGCCTTAAAGTACGGTGACTATATAATCCCGCCGGGT ACTCCCGTTAGTCTCTGTACTGTCCTTGTCCACCAGGACCCGTGTATCTTTCCAGACCCCCATCGCTTTGACCCTGAGCGCTGGGTCAAGGCGTCTAAGGAGGGTGTCAACCTTGATAAGTTTATCGCCGCTTTTACGAAGGGCACTAGACAGTGTCTCGGAATCAA TTTGGCATACGCGGAGATTTACCTGACCTTTGCCAAGCTCATTCGCACCTTCAACATGGAGATATATGACACTACGGTAGATGATCTCACGGTGCATCATATCCGACTGACGGGAGCACCGAAGCAAGGGACCGGCGAGGTGAAGGTGAAAGTTACGGAAAAGATCCTGTAA
- a CDS encoding putative trichodiene synthase (unnamed protein product), which yields MPGKQFPLKEYIAALAKFLDTIEYQDDNFSHEQRVESLRYVYQHTAKHFDQPIEKAAVTVSPKRLQAVMRTSTLVTVYCWVKCPLDVMVGVSIYFAYIIMLDDSSDTPTTEMKTFCEDLIKGRPQKHLFWQRMNAHLTNFLRYYDGFCAITIFRSTLDFFQGCWIEQNNFGGFPGSSYFPHFLRRLNGLGGISSATLFPRSEFDEGTVFEEIVTAIAQIEPQLTLCNDLISFYKEYDSPRDQINLVSNLAHCNGVSWEIAFEELTRDTILYCEQLVTVFKGKDPKVEATVRAFVHGYVTWHLCDPRFRMQEVYEQAGQSEADLKFRHFYEQATSIGVIDFKLWASPSRLSSDKRKHEQAFGDDPQNGKTRVLESIGQANASEAVALAPLA from the coding sequence ATGCCCGGAAAACAATTCCCCCTCAAGGAGTACATTGCCGCTCTGGCCAAGTTTCTGGACACCATAGAGTACCAGGACGACAATTTCAGCCATGAGCAGCGTGTGGAAAGTCTACGATATGTCTACCAGCACACAGCAAAACATTTCGACCAACCGATCGAAAAGGCTGCGGTGACGGTCAGTCCCAAAAGGCTGCAGGCTGTCATGCGAACTAGCACACTCGTTACGGTCTATTGCTGGGTCAAGTGTCCACTTGATGTCATGGTAGGCGTGTCTATCTACTTTGCCTATATCATCATGCTGGATGACTCGAGCGACACTCCCACCACAGAGATGAAAACCTTTTGCGAAGATTTGATCAAGGGAAGGCCTCAGAAACATCTGTTTTGGCAGCGCATGAATGCGCATCTGACAAACTTCCTACGTTATTACGACGGGTTCTGTGCCATCACGATCTTTAGAAGCACATTGGACTTCTTCCAGGGCTGCTGGATCGAGCAGAACAACTTCGGCGGCTTCCCTGGGTCGAGCTACTTTCCACACTTTCTTCGGCGTCTAAATGGCCTCGGCGGCATCTCTAGCGCTACTCTCTTCCCCCGCTCGGAGTTTGATGAAGGGACTGTCTTTGAAGAGATCGTCACCGCAATCGCACAAATCGAACCGCAGCTTACACTCTGTAACGATCTGATCTCGTTCTACAAAGAATACGACAGTCCAAGGGATCAGATCAACTTGGTCAGCAACTTAGCCCACTGCAACGGAGTTAGCTGGGAGATTGCCTTTGAGGAATTGACCCGCGATACGATCCTCTATTGCGAGCAATTGGTGACTGTCTTCAAAGGCAAAGATCCCAAAGTCGAGGCTACCGTTCGTGCCTTCGTCCATGGCTATGTCACCTGGCATCTGTGCGATCCGCGGTTCCGCATGCAAGAAGTCTACGAGCAGGCGGGCCAGAGTGAGGCCGATCTGAAGTTCCGTCACTTTTACGAGCAGGCAACCAGCATCGGCGTAATTGACTTCAAGCTCTGGGCTAGCCCGAGCCGTCTCAGCAGCGACAAACGGAAACACGAACAGGCTTTCGGTGATGATCCCCAGAATGGTAAGACCCGTGTGCTTGAAAGCATTGGGCAAGCGAACGCCAGCGAAGCTGTCGCGTTAGCTCCTCTGGCTTAG
- a CDS encoding NmrA-like family protein gives MRYLITGATGGLGGHILEYFIAQIPFSDFAASSSSPENRSRFESRGVNFRHLDYENPTTLNRALHDVENLLFISTNANVIDVEKVKRQHRNVVEAARKANVKHVWYTSLPFGGLTNDSEVSVQRAHLATEKMLKESGLTFTCIREGIYVEGFPLFLNWYPETTLLTLPRDGEIAFTSRVELAVCTARLMIQGGFENRIVLLTAGETITAKELVSVINETTGRRVELRYVSPDEFVDAGPRNDRGGKSRAFFETLVSLWESAASGELRTMDGLMAEILGRDPIPPRDAVRQLLVENRDHTWHQMYAKK, from the exons ATGAGATACCTCATAACAGGGGCAACAGGTGGTCTCGGTGGTCATATTCTGGAATACTTCATTGCCCAAATTCCCTTTTCTGATTTCGCCGCCTCATCTTCAAGCCCTGAAAATAGATCAAGATTCGAGAGCCGAGGAGTCAATTTTCGTCACTTGGATTATGAGAATCCTACCACGCTCAACAGAGCCCTACACGACGTGGAGAATTTGCTTTTCATTAGCACGAATGCAAACGTAATCGACGTCGAAAAGGTCAAGAGACAGCACCGGAATGTTGTGGAAGCCGCCAGAAAAGCCAATGTGAAGCAT GTTTGGTACACCTCCCTCCCATTCGGAGGGCTCACAAACGACTCCGAAGTCTCAGTCCAACGGGCCCACTTAGCCACTGAGAAGATGCTCAAGGA ATCCGGACTTACGTTTACCTGCATCCGTGAGGGCATCTACGTTGAAGGCTTCCCACTCTTTCTCAACTGGTACCCAGAGACCACCCTTCTTACTCTACCGAGAGATGGGGAGATAGCCTTCACGAGCCGGGTGGAGCTTGCTGTATGTACAGCCCGCCTCATGATCCAGGGTGGATTCGAGAACAGGATCGTTCTCCTTACAGCTGGGGAAACGATCACGGCTAAGGAGCTAGTAAGCGTGATTAATGAAACGACGGGCCGTCGGGTCGAGCTCCGTTATGTCTCACCGGATGAATTTGTGGACGCAGGTCCGCGCAATGATAGAGGGGGAAAGTCGAGGGCGTTTTTCGAGACACTGGTTTCGCTCTGGGAGTCTGCTGCTAGCGGAGAGCTTCGGACAATGGATGGTTTGATGGCGGAGATTTTGGGTAGAGACCCGATACCACCTCGAGATGCCGTGAGACAGCTGCTGGTGGAGAATAGGGACCATACTTGGCATCAAATGTATGCTAAAAAATGA